The Vitis riparia cultivar Riparia Gloire de Montpellier isolate 1030 chromosome 3, EGFV_Vit.rip_1.0, whole genome shotgun sequence genome includes a region encoding these proteins:
- the LOC117911028 gene encoding probable disease resistance protein At5g45490 — translation MSADHLQFLKNKFILDLEDAEEEHSGENEIPLLAHFLQIRDALKAKDITASTPIRLKNCLYNAISALEECVVLSEKREPRKKKDGPMHGYTLAEHWILCKTRKLLVQVKRKLTAPADAIIPGMTDMAGSSSSTSLPLIPRPNPENSKYRSVSGFDEQLNTISDRLRKTGEGFQEIGIVGIGGSGKTALAQLVFTQSDERYFRDYRIWICLFRKLSGNVRFKKMIKDMLKQCKAVGDYEDFDEEEQSEEAAAVDDEDYDGVEVEELLENLGKALKGKRYLMVLDGIWDINIHWYFKLKEKLKSLTGDGDGHVIITSRLPHKARMMVGPHNLYHMQPPLESMEDMWQFELILGRLKRYKLKLKDEAVEQCDGLPLAMHTLAAVIEDQILGDRNLFWSGPVLVNLEDDPILGNELLLSWRTLSLREEWVWF, via the exons ATGTCTGCTGATCATTTGCAGTTCTTGAAGAACAAGTTCATTCTGGACTTGGAAGACGCGGAGGAGGAACACTCCGGGGAAAATGAGATCCCCCTTCTCGCTCATTTTCTACAGATTAGAGATGCGTTGAAAGCAAAGGACATCACGGCATCTACACCCATCAGATTGAAGAATTGTCTATACAACGCCATCAGCGCATTAGAAGAGTGCGTGGTGTTGTCGGAGAAGCGTGAACCCCGAAAGAAGAAGGATGGTCCGATGCATGGATACACTCTGGCGGAGCATTGGATTTTGTGCAAAACCAGAAAGTTGTTGGTTCAAGTAAAGAGAAAGCTTACTGCTCCGGCTGATGCCATTATTCCTGGTATGACCGACATGGCGGGAAGTTCATCCTCCACCTCCTTACCACTTATTCCAAGACCAAACCCCGAGAATTCTAAATATCGGAGCGTTTCAGGTTTTGATGAACAATTAAACACAATTTCAGATCGACTTCGGAAGACAGGGGAGGGATTTCAGGAAATTGGAATCGTGGGGATTGGGGGCTCGGGTAAAACCGCTCTGGCCCAATTGGTTTTTACCCAATCCGATGAGAGGTATTTCCGGGATTACAGAATTTGGATATGCTTATTCCGGAAACTGAGTGGAAATGTAAGGTTTAAGAAGATGATAAAGGACATGTTGAAGCAGTGTAAGGCAGTGGGGGATTATGAAGATTTTGATGAAGAAGAGCAGAGTGAGGAAGCAGCAGCGGTGGATGATGAAGACTACGATGGGGTAGAAGTGGAAGAGCTGTTGGAGAATCTTGGGAAAGCTTTGAAGGGTAAAAGGTATTTGATGGTGTTGGACGGCATCTGGGACATCAACATCCACTGGTATTTCAAGTTAAAGGAAAAGTTGAAGTCTCTAACTGGTGATGGTGATGGGCACGTCATCATCACCAGCCGACTCCCCCACAAAGCAAGAATGATGGTGGGCCCTCACAATCTGTATCACATGCAGCCTCCATTAGAATCCATGGAGGACATGTGGCAATTCGAACTAATATTGGGTAGGCTTAAAAGGTATAAGTTGAAATTGAAGGATGAGGCTGTAGAGCAATGTGATGGCCTCCCATTAGCAATGCACACATTGGCAGCAGTGATTGAAGACCAGATCCTGGGAGACAG GAATTTATTTTGGAGTGGACCTGTGTTGGTCAACCTTGAAGATGATCCTATATTGGGAAATGAGCTTTTGTTATCATGGCGTACCCTCTCACTTAGAGAAGAATGggtttggttttaa